AGTTTTTAAGTCTAAACCAAGTTCTGAAGTAATTACTTGACCACCAGTTAAGATCGCGATATCTTCAAGCATCGCTTTACGACGATCACCAAAGCCAGGAGCTTTTACAGCAACTACGTTAAATGTACCGCGTAGTTTATTTAAAATTAAAGTAGTAAGAGCTTCTCCTTCAATATCCTCTGCGATGATTAATAACGGACGGCTTTGTTGAACAACTTGTTCAAGCAATGGAAGAATCTCTTGGATACTTGATATTTTTTTATCAGTAATCAAAATATATGGATTTTCTAATACTGCTTCCATTTTATCTGTATCAGTTACCATATAGTGAGATACATAACCACGGTCGAATTGCATACCTTCTACTACATCTAATTCAGTAGTGAAGCCTTTAGATTCTTCGATTGTAATTACACCATCAGTACCTACACGTTCCATCGCATCAGCAATAAATTGACCTACTTCTTCGTCAGCAGCAGAAATTGCAGCAACTTGTGCAATCGCTTCTTTATTTTCTACTGGGCGAGAAATCACTTGTAGTTCTTCTAATGCAGCAGCTACAGCCTTGTCCATACCTTTACGAATACCTACCGGATTTGCACCAGCTGTAACGTTTTTTAGACCTTCACGAATCATCGCTTGAGCTAATACAGTTGCAGTTGTCGTACCGTCACCAGCGATTTCGTTTGTTTTAGATGCAACCTCAGCAACTAATTTTGCACCCATATTTTCATAAGCATTTTCTAATTCGATTTCTTTTGCTATTGTTACACCGTCATTTGTAATTAATGGAGAACCAAATTTTTTCTCAAGAACAACGTTACGACCTTTTGGCCCTAATGTTACTTTTACAGTGTTTGCTAATTTATCAACACCTTGAAGCATTAGCGTGCGAGCTTCTTCTGAGAACTTAATATCTTTTGCCATTGTTTTACCCTCCAATTTTTAACTCAATATTCATATTAAAAGCATTTACTAAATCGCCATTTTTTCACAGTTTTAAGTCATTATTAGCCAATAATAGCTAAAATGTCGCTTTCGCGTAAAATTAAATATTCGTTACCTTCATATTTCACTTCTGTGCCTGAATATTTAGAGAAGATAATTGTATCTCCTTCTTTCACTTCAAGCTCGACACGTGTGCCGTTATCTAGTACACGACCAGTTCCTACTGCTACCACTTTACCTTGTTGCGGTTTTTCCTTTGCTGAATCTGGAAGAACAAGTCCTGATGCAGTTTTTTCTTCCACCTCAACTAGTTCGATAATGATACGATCACCTAATGGTCTTAACAAGTGAAACAACCTCCTAGAATATTATTATTTTTAATATTTCATTTTTATTAGCACTCTGTTTAAACGAGTGCTAACACAATTATTATAATAATGAATTCAATTTCTATTTGCAAGTATGAAGCACAAAAAAATTTGAATTATTTTCATCATCATCTACAATAGAGTAAGACTGGTTATATTTAGAGTCCAACTGTACTATTCTAGGTATTTCCATTATTTTTTAAACAACATCTTTTAGAAAGAGGGATATAAATATTGAGTCATAAAAATAATGGTAAAACACAAAAAACTGCATTTTATATATTACTTGTTTATATTGCTTGTCAACTTTCTAGCCTTCTTTTACTTATTCCAAGTGTGAGAGATTTATTCCTAAATTACATTGGAAATGATACCGTAGCAATCTATTCTTTAACTGCTTGGTGGTCTACAATTGCCTTTGCTATCGCATTTGTCATTTCTATCATTTTAATTCTAAAAAATAAGAATTTCTGGAATATATTTAAAGGTGAAAAAACTTCTATTGGTAGCGCAATCCTTTGGGGGATATTAGGATTTTTCTTAGTATTATTTGGCCAAATGATTGGTGCAAATATCGAGGTTGCTATTGGCATTGATTATGGTTCAGAAAATACCGAGACACTCTTAAGAGTTACTGAAATTGCTCCTATTATGATTTTATCAACTGTATTATTAGGGCCATTCTTAGAAGAACTTATTTTCCGAAGAGTTGTGTTTGGTTCTTTAGTACAGACACAAAATTTTTGGATTGCTGGAATCATAAGCTCAATTGTTTTTGGAGCCATTCACTTAGATTTTACACATATCATCTTATATACGATTAGCGGCTTTATTTTTGCTTTTCTTTATTACAAAACTAAACGTTTACTTACTTCGATCATTGCACATATCATGTTAAATGGTTTTGTTGTCATCACTCAACTAAACTACGATGCACTCAAAGAAATGCAAAATGCGCTCCAGTTCTTTATTTTTATACAATAGAAAAAGTGTAGGTGAAATCACATTTGATTTTACCTACACTTTTTATGGTTGCTGATTACTCATTTGTTCGATTTGACGTCGTTGTTCTGCAAGTAGCGCTTCTACTTGTTGTCTTTGACTCTCTTCTTGTTCTTCGCGTTGTCTTTGTTCTTCCGCTTTCAAAAACTTCCTATAGCCGATACGAGCAATGATAATGCTTATTTCATATAACGCAAATAATGGAATGGAAATAATTAAGTATGAAACAAGATCTGGTGGCGCTAATAAAACAGCTATAACAAATAATACGAAGTATGAATATTTACGGAATTTCACCATTAGCTTTGGATCTAGTATTCCCAGTCGAGCTATAAATAGTGTAACCACTGGCAGTTGGAATATAAATCCAAACGGCACAACTAATTTAAATAAAAAGGAAAAGTACTCATTAATCCCAATGGTCTGCTCAATTTCAAGTCGGTGTGATAGATTCATCATAAAATCAAGGACATTAGGGAATAAGACGAAATATGCAAAGGCTAGTCCACCTACAAATAGGAAAAAGGCGTAGGGAATATATTTCAACGTTGCCTTACGTTCTGATTCTAATAAGCCTGGTGTAATAAATGCCCATAATTGATATAAAATAATCGGCGATGTAATCACTAAAGCTACTAGAAAAGTCACTTGTAAATAAACAGCAAGTGGGTCAGTAACATTAAAAGCATTTAATGTTAATTGTTCAGCTTCCTTACTATGCTGAATATATTTTATGACGGGCTCTGCTATATAGAAGCCAGCAAATAAAGAAATCATAAAAACTACCGCGCACACAACTAGCCGGTTTCTCAATTCCTGTATATGCTCAACGACTGTTTGTTCTTTTGGATTCATAGACTTGACATCCTTGACTTACTTAACATTTTGGTCTTTGTTTGGTTCTTTTACTTCTGCTTGTTGAATTGTTGTATTTTTATGTTCAATGACGCTTTTCTTTGAATCATCATCTTCATCATCAATTAAACCTTTAGTGCCTTTTTTAAATTCACGAAGAGTAGTCCCAACTGCTCTACCTAATTCAGGCAATTTTTTTGGTCCAAAGATCAGTAATGCTGCCACTGCAATAATAATTATTGCTGTTGGTCCAATTGCGTTTAAATGCACTACCATTGTTGCTAACCTCCTCTATTATATGTACCATTTTAACTTACTTTAAATGTTATTGCTATTATATTAATGTGAAATCTTTACGTCTTAAGTATTGCGTATTAAATAGATTAATGCCTCTAATTCAACGGACAAATCAATATTCATTACTTTCATCGAATCGGGTACATTTAGTCTAACCGGCGTAAAATTAAGTATTCCTTTTGCATTAACTGCAATCAGTCTATCTGTTATTTCTTGAGCCGAACGGGATGGAACGGTCAAAATTGCCATCTCAGCATTATAATTCTTATACATTTCTTCTAAGCGATCTGGATGATATACTGGGATATTATTAATTTCATTTCCTTCCATCGGTGCCTTTGAATCAAATGCAACTACAATACGTGTATTATGATTTTTTTGAAAGTTATACTTTAGAAATGCATTTCCTAAGTTCCCTACCCCAATAAGTGCAACATTTGCTCCCTCATCTTGATCAAGCGTACGGCGGAAAAATTCAAGCAAATACAAAACATCATACCCATACCCTTTTTTTCCTAATGCTCCAAAATAGGAGAAATCACGTCTTATCGTCGCCGAATCAATTTTCATAGCCTCACTTAATTCCTGTGATGAAATCCGCCTTTTCCCCTCATTAGCTAGATTTTGTAAAAAACGATAGTAAAGTGGTAATCTTTTTGTCGTTGCTTGTGGAATTTTAAGCTCTGGTTTCACGCATCTATCCCCCATTCAAATATTCCCCTGCGAATAAAACATCGTCGATTTATACTTTATTAACTATATTATGATATTATCAAAGATTAAAAAATAACAATCATCGGAAATGTATACATCTTACTAAACAAATGAAAATAAGTAAAGCATTCGATTGCATGGTACCCAGTCTATACTTTACACTAATAATAGTGAACTGAGGTGTAACAATGATAGTTTTACAAGTAAATCAAATATATAAATCCTTCGGGACTGATGAAATATTAAGCGGTGTGAAATTAGAAGTGCAGCATCGTGATCGAGTAGCATTGGTAGGGCGCAACGGCGCAGGTAAATCTACTTTATTAAAAATTATCGCTGGTCAAATGTCGTACGACTCAGGAGATATCATTATTCCGAAGGGTATTAAAGTCGGTTATTTAGAACAACATTCAGGAATTGATTCTACTTTAAACATTTGGGAAGAAATGATGACCATTTTTTCAGATATTAAAGTGCAAGAGAAAAAGCTACGTGAGCTTGAGCAAAAAATGGCAAGTCCTGAGGTTTATGATAATAAAAACCTGTATGAGCGAATAACGGCAGAGTATGATCAATTACAACATGATTTTAAAGAAGCCGGTGGTTACCAGTACGAAGCAGAAACACGTTCTGTATTGCATGGTATGCAGTATTTCCCTGAAGATTATGATAAACCGATTTCTTCGTTATCAGGTGGACAAAAAACACGTTTAGCACTCGCAAAATTGTTATTAAGTAAACCTGATTTATTAATTTTAGATGAACCCACAAATCATTTAGATATTGAGACACTTACATGGCTAGAAAATTATTTAAAAAGCTATGAAGGTGCCATTTTAATTGTTTCCCACGACCGCTATTTCCTTGACCAATTAGTTACAATTGTTTATGAAGTTTCAAGAACACATGTAACAAAATATGTTGGAAATTACAGCGGTTATTTGGAAGAAAAGGCAAAAAATTATGAACGTGATCTAAAAATGTTTGAACGAGAGCAATCTGAAAAAGCCAAACTAGAGGCTTTTATTCAAAAAAACATTGCCCGCGCTTCTACAACAAAAATGGCTCAAAGTAGACGGAAAATGTTAGAACGTACCGAGTGGATGGACTCTCCGGAGAGGGATGAAAGAACCGCAAACTTTGGTTTTACCATTGAAAAACAAAGTGGAAATGACGTACTTTCTATTGATGATCTTACAATTGGTTATGCTGATCAAGCGATCTCTAAAAATATTTCAATTCGAGCTTTTCGTGAAGATCGTATTGCATTAGTTGGGCCAAATGGTGTAGGGAAATCTACGCTTTTAAAAACAATTGTACAGGATTTACCTATCAAGAACGGTAATATCCGTTATGGTACAAATGTAAAAATTGGTTATTATGACCAAGAGCAAGCAAAGTTAAGCAGCAATAAATCTGTGCTCAAAGAATTATGGGATGAATGGCCATTAATGAATGAAAAAGATATACGAACAATTCTTGGGAGCTTCCTATTTAGTGGGGATGATGTCACTAAGACTGTTAATTCTTTATCTGGTGGAGAAAAAGCAAGGCTTGCATTAGCAAAGTTAATGATGCAAAAAGCAAATCTATTAATACTAGACGAACCTACAAACCATCTTGACTTAGATAGTAAAGAGATTTTAGAAAATGCATTAATGGATTATCCTGGCACATTGCTTTTCGTTTCCCATGACCGTTATTTCATTAATCGCATCGCTACAAAAGTTGTTGAACTTTCTTCAGAGGGTGCATTTGAATATTTAGGAGATTACGACTACTATATTGAAAAAAAGCAAGAGCTAGAGGAACTTGCTCAAATGAAAGTAACTGAATCTCAAAAGGCAGAAACAATTGTCGTAAAACAAACTACTTCAAAAATTGATAAAGAAGCAAAAAAACGTGAACGCCAATTACGACGCTCCATAGAACAGCTTGAGACTGAAATGGCAGAGATAAATGAGGAAATTTCGAAGATTGAAGAGGAATTATGTAAGCCTGATATTTTCCAAAATCATGAGAAAGTTTTAGAATTACAAACTCAACTAGACAATTTCAAATCAGAATACGAGAATCTTGAACTACACTGGCTCGATTTAAATGAAGAGCTTGAAAACATTATTTTATAAAACCATGTGGCTTATTCCACATGGTTTTTGTTATCCGACAGTATAATGCATATATCTTGGTCAATAGACAAAATTCGCAAAATATATTCCACAGTTTTATGCACAGAACAAATTCAGTAATAACAACATATCAACAAAGTTTTCCACACTATTCACATTTTTAATTAATTTTATCCACAAAGCTGTGTGTAAATCTAAACACAATATATAGTTTTACCACATGTTATACACAAGTTATCCACAGTTTGTGCATAAGTACGAGTGTTCGTATTGACATTTTTATATTTTTATTGCAAAACTGTGGATAATTTTTCAGAAAAATCCCACGAATATGATTTGTTAAAACTTATTAACATTTTTCATCACAGCTTACGCTATTTTTTTAATATTTACCTTACTTTTCATAACTTGCAAAAAACCATTAAAATACATATCAAAAGAAATACCTTCCATGTAATTTAGGTTTAGCTACACCCAACTGGCATTAGTGTATAAATAAATTGTAGGAATATATTTTTTTAGGAGTAAAGGAGGTAATTGGTTGACCTTTTTCTTATTAGGTTAAGCAATTGTTACTCTTGGAGAGATTTTTATGAAATAGTACTTAAAGAATTTCAAAGTTATGTATGGGTAATTTTTTGAAATTCAAAAAAGCTATAAAAAAGTGTTTTTTATAGCAAGATTATTTTTATTCTTCCTTGTGGAACTTATTATCTAAGTAGCAAATTTATTAGAATTTTGCTACTTAGATATTTTATTTCTTATTAAGATTGTTTTCTTTTTAGAAAGCTGCTTGAAACACTTTATATAATGTTTCTTCTGTTGCTTTTCTAGGATTCATATTCATTAATCGAGATATTCCCAAAGTTTCAAGTGTCATTGGTTTTAAATCTGTTTCTTGAACTTTAATTTCTGATAGTTTTGTTGGTAAATTGATAGATTTAAGAAGTTGAATAAAATATTCAAAAAGTTTATTCTCTTTTTCTTCAACACTCGTTGAATTATCATTTGGTAAACACATATCATATAACTTATTAAATTTTTCTAAATTAGATTGATAATTATACTTGACTGTATATGGTAGCATTAAACCTGTAATCTCTCCGTGTGGAGAATGTACTCTTCCACCAATCGCATATGCCATTGCATGTGAAATAGATGTACCTGAATTTGAAAATGCTAGTCCCGCTAATAAACTGCCTAAAAGCATATTTGATCTAGCCTTAATATCTTTTCCGTCTTTGAAAGCAGCCACTAAGCTTGATGTAATAAGCTTGATTGCCTCTTCTGCAAATAAATTAGATATCACTGTAGAGCCTCTAAAATCTGCTTGGTAGTCTTTTTCAAATTCATTGTAATTTTTAGATGTAAATGCTTCAACTGCATGTACAAGTGCATCAATACCTGAGCAAGCTGTAACTCTTGGCGGCATTCCTACCGTTAGCTGCGGATCTAGAATTGCATAATTAGGTTTTAAATAATTGCTTGAAATACCTACTTTCAAATTACGTTCTTCATCATTCACTACTGCAACACCCGTTACTTCTGATCCAGTACCCGCAGTAGTTGGGATTGCAATGATCGTAGCAGCAACAAAATCAATTTTATTATCATAGAAATAGCTAATTGGATGATCCGTCTTCAGCATAAAAGCAATCATTTTTGCCAGATCAATACAGCTTCCCCCACCAAGACCTATTAATATATCTATATCCTTATTTCGATAAACATTTAGTACTTCTTCTACATCTTTTACTGTAGGTTCCGGTTTGGCTTGATCAAAAATTTCATAAGGAATTTCAAATGCTTCTAATTTCTCTTTAAGCACATCAAGAATTCCACTGTTTTTTATTCCGGGATCTGTAATTACTAAAGTCTTTTGTTTATCCGTTGTTGCATAAATATTTTTTAATTCGTCTAAAGAATTTTCTCCAAAATAGATATTCCCAGGAAAATTATATTGCCAATATGTTTTCAATACTTCCACCTACCCAATCAACTTTAAATTTATAAGAACCATGTTGTTAAAAATGGTACAAATGTGACAATTAACAACACGATTACTGACACTAATAAAAACTTTAATGTATGTGGCATCATTTCTAGCACTGAACTTTTATTCACCTTTGCAGAAACGAATACGTTTGCAGCTAGAGGAGGTGTAAGTAATCCTATTTCAATGGTAGTAACTAATATAATTCCAAAGTGAATAGGGTTAATTTCAAATGTTTGTGCAGCAGGTGCTAGTAAAACTGCCATTAGTAATACTGCTGCATTTGTCTCCATAAACATTCCAACAACAAACAAAATCAGAAGTAATAAAAGTAAAAATACATACTTATTATCTGTTAAATTAATAGCTGCCTCTGATACCATTTGCGGAATTTGTTCCAAAGTAATCATGTAATTGAATAGATTACTAAACGCAATAATACCTAGAATTGCTGCAGATGAAAGTGCAGCTAATTTAAATGGCGAAAATAATCCGCTTAATTTAATCTTTTTTGTAACAATCGCCAAAATCAAACCATATATACAAGCAACGGCTGCTGCTTCAGTTGGTGTAAATATTCCGCTATAAATTCCGCCTAATACAATGATTGGCATAATCAAAGCCGGAATAGATTTAAAAAACGTTTTGCTTAATGATTCAGTGGATGCTTCGATTTCTAGTTGCTTCGTTTCTTCTGAAACAGATGCTAACTCTGGATTGTACACTTTTTTCAATAAAAAGCGGTGTAGTAAAAGGTATGCAATGATAAAGCATATACCCGGTACAATTGATGCAATAAATAAATCAGATATCGAAGTACCTACAGTTGCTCCATAAAGAATCAACGGGATTGAAGGTGGGATGAATACACCTAATAATCCGGCTGCAGCAATTAGTGAAGCCGTATAGCCTCGTTCATAACCTTTCTCAACCATTTTTTGACCAATTGAGCTTCCGATAGCAGAAACTGTTGCAACAGAGGAACCTGTTATCGCTCCTAAAAATGCACTTGCTAATACAGTTACATAACCTAAACTTCCATGAATCTTTTTTAGCAGCTTCTCTGATAACTGAATTAATTGCGAAATAATACTACCCTGGCTCATAATTTGTCCAGCTAGTATAAACAAAGGAATTGCTAACAATGAAAAGGAGGAAACAGCTTGATTTGATAATGTTGCAAATGAAGCCGCTGGGATATCTAATATTTCTCCTCCCAGTAATGCACTAATTGCAAAAGATACACCAATCGGCACACCTATCATTAAAATAGCAATTAGTACTATAACAATTAATAGCATTACGCAGCTCCTCCTTTTCGTAGCATTTGAATACCTTTAAAGATATTACTTAAACTGTGTAAACCCATTACAACAACGGATATTACAATAATTCCATATGTAATTGATAAAGGAATGCCCG
Above is a genomic segment from Lysinibacillus sp. PLM2 containing:
- the groS gene encoding 10 kDa chaperonin; amino-acid sequence: MLRPLGDRIIIELVEVEEKTASGLVLPDSAKEKPQQGKVVAVGTGRVLDNGTRVELEVKEGDTIIFSKYSGTEVKYEGNEYLILRESDILAIIG
- the rex gene encoding redox-sensing transcriptional repressor Rex, with translation MKPELKIPQATTKRLPLYYRFLQNLANEGKRRISSQELSEAMKIDSATIRRDFSYFGALGKKGYGYDVLYLLEFFRRTLDQDEGANVALIGVGNLGNAFLKYNFQKNHNTRIVVAFDSKAPMEGNEINNIPVYHPDRLEEMYKNYNAEMAILTVPSRSAQEITDRLIAVNAKGILNFTPVRLNVPDSMKVMNIDLSVELEALIYLIRNT
- the groL gene encoding 60 kDa chaperonin; protein product: MAKDIKFSEEARTLMLQGVDKLANTVKVTLGPKGRNVVLEKKFGSPLITNDGVTIAKEIELENAYENMGAKLVAEVASKTNEIAGDGTTTATVLAQAMIREGLKNVTAGANPVGIRKGMDKAVAAALEELQVISRPVENKEAIAQVAAISAADEEVGQFIADAMERVGTDGVITIEESKGFTTELDVVEGMQFDRGYVSHYMVTDTDKMEAVLENPYILITDKKISSIQEILPLLEQVVQQSRPLLIIAEDIEGEALTTLILNKLRGTFNVVAVKAPGFGDRRKAMLEDIAILTGGQVITSELGLDLKTAEVTSLGKAGKVVVNKDNTTIVEGAGSSDAIEGRVNQIRSQIAETTSEFDKEKLQERLAKLAGGVAVIKVGAATETELKERKLRIEDALNSTRAAVEEGIVSGGGTALLNIYSAVDKVLSEVEGDVATGVRIVLRALEEPVRQIANNAGLEGSIIVDRLKREEIGVGFNAATGEWVNMIDAGIVDPAKVTRSALQNAASVAALFLTTEAVVADIPEKNPAPAMPDMGGMGMM
- a CDS encoding alcohol dehydrogenase, encoding MKTYWQYNFPGNIYFGENSLDELKNIYATTDKQKTLVITDPGIKNSGILDVLKEKLEAFEIPYEIFDQAKPEPTVKDVEEVLNVYRNKDIDILIGLGGGSCIDLAKMIAFMLKTDHPISYFYDNKIDFVAATIIAIPTTAGTGSEVTGVAVVNDEERNLKVGISSNYLKPNYAILDPQLTVGMPPRVTACSGIDALVHAVEAFTSKNYNEFEKDYQADFRGSTVISNLFAEEAIKLITSSLVAAFKDGKDIKARSNMLLGSLLAGLAFSNSGTSISHAMAYAIGGRVHSPHGEITGLMLPYTVKYNYQSNLEKFNKLYDMCLPNDNSTSVEEKENKLFEYFIQLLKSINLPTKLSEIKVQETDLKPMTLETLGISRLMNMNPRKATEETLYKVFQAAF
- the tatC2_2 gene encoding Sec-independent protein translocase protein TatCy, which produces MNPKEQTVVEHIQELRNRLVVCAVVFMISLFAGFYIAEPVIKYIQHSKEAEQLTLNAFNVTDPLAVYLQVTFLVALVITSPIILYQLWAFITPGLLESERKATLKYIPYAFFLFVGGLAFAYFVLFPNVLDFMMNLSHRLEIEQTIGINEYFSFLFKLVVPFGFIFQLPVVTLFIARLGILDPKLMVKFRKYSYFVLFVIAVLLAPPDLVSYLIISIPLFALYEISIIIARIGYRKFLKAEEQRQREEQEESQRQQVEALLAEQRRQIEQMSNQQP
- the uup gene encoding ABC transporter ATP-binding protein; this translates as MIVLQVNQIYKSFGTDEILSGVKLEVQHRDRVALVGRNGAGKSTLLKIIAGQMSYDSGDIIIPKGIKVGYLEQHSGIDSTLNIWEEMMTIFSDIKVQEKKLRELEQKMASPEVYDNKNLYERITAEYDQLQHDFKEAGGYQYEAETRSVLHGMQYFPEDYDKPISSLSGGQKTRLALAKLLLSKPDLLILDEPTNHLDIETLTWLENYLKSYEGAILIVSHDRYFLDQLVTIVYEVSRTHVTKYVGNYSGYLEEKAKNYERDLKMFEREQSEKAKLEAFIQKNIARASTTKMAQSRRKMLERTEWMDSPERDERTANFGFTIEKQSGNDVLSIDDLTIGYADQAISKNISIRAFREDRIALVGPNGVGKSTLLKTIVQDLPIKNGNIRYGTNVKIGYYDQEQAKLSSNKSVLKELWDEWPLMNEKDIRTILGSFLFSGDDVTKTVNSLSGGEKARLALAKLMMQKANLLILDEPTNHLDLDSKEILENALMDYPGTLLFVSHDRYFINRIATKVVELSSEGAFEYLGDYDYYIEKKQELEELAQMKVTESQKAETIVVKQTTSKIDKEAKKRERQLRRSIEQLETEMAEINEEISKIEEELCKPDIFQNHEKVLELQTQLDNFKSEYENLELHWLDLNEELENIIL
- the ydiL gene encoding putative membrane peptidase YdiL, producing the protein MSHKNNGKTQKTAFYILLVYIACQLSSLLLLIPSVRDLFLNYIGNDTVAIYSLTAWWSTIAFAIAFVISIILILKNKNFWNIFKGEKTSIGSAILWGILGFFLVLFGQMIGANIEVAIGIDYGSENTETLLRVTEIAPIMILSTVLLGPFLEELIFRRVVFGSLVQTQNFWIAGIISSIVFGAIHLDFTHIILYTISGFIFAFLYYKTKRLLTSIIAHIMLNGFVVITQLNYDALKEMQNALQFFIFIQ